A region of Anolis sagrei isolate rAnoSag1 chromosome 2, rAnoSag1.mat, whole genome shotgun sequence DNA encodes the following proteins:
- the ZACN gene encoding ligand-gated cation channel ZACN gives MKESEQQHLNKHAIPGKKAMRICLKYLFMTFGMANFSCILKICEGKGTRSKQAFYQITPQNASTSSGKKQLQTVLENYPLYQIPRHGTDPLLVNIDVMVSNVIDVDIAKYTFTAVLVLNQSWFNKDLVWDEKEYPFTTITVPWSSIWTPSLTVREACTLSFFSLSNEVNEIEFNVSVQNEILNLKREYLVTGMDITSPRNMPQPYFVVKINIENTGIRAMLSMIVPSLLLVIADLCGFLVPLQDRMAYMVTLLLAYLVFHSSVVGSLPGSSSCNPLLSFYYMGLLVLLFVSTIETILVAKLVSDNIYLWPNCRLRGRKTNVTTRLSKDESYHVQDANDPGKQRFCTNKALSQLNETSAALDRRFFFVYFGLLILFHCIVGALWLFWKCESEKPPGECHLDGISW, from the exons ATGAAAGAGAGTGAACAGCAGCATCTAAATAAACA TGCGATTCCAGGAAAGAAGGCAATGAGGATCTGTCTGAAGTACCTATTTATGACATTTGGTATGGCCAAtttctcttgtattttgaagatATGTGAaggtaaaggcaccagatctaaGCAAG CCTTTTATCAGATAACTCCGCAAAATGCCTCCACCTCTTCGGGAAAGaaacaattgcaaaccgtgctaGAAAACTACCCTCTGTACCAGATACCAAGACATGGAACTGACCCTCTTCTGGTGAATATCGATGTGATGGTGTCCAATGTGATAGATGTG GATATCGCGAAATACACTTTCACAGCTGTCTTGGTCTTGAATCAG TCATGGTTCAACAAAGATCTGGTTTGGGATGAGAAAGAGTACCCGTTCACCACCATCACCGTCCCCTGGAGTTCAATATGGACTCCAAGCCTCACAGTTCGAGAAGC CTGCACCCTGAGCTTCTTCTCTCTGTCCAATGAAG TCAATGAGATAGAATTCAATGTATCTGTTCAAAATGAAATCCTGAATCTAAAGCGTGAATATCTTGTCACGGGTATGGACATCACAAGCCCAAGGAATATGCCACAGCCTTATTTTGTAGTGAAG ATAAATATAGAAAACACAGGAATACGAGCCATGCTTTCTATGATTGTACCTAGTTTGTTACTTGTTATTGCTGACCTCTGTGGTTTCCTCGTCCCCCTCCAAGACAGGATGGCATACATGGTCACCCTGTTATTGGCATACCTGGTATTCCACTCCTCTGTGGTTGGATCTCTACCTGGATCATCTTCTTGCAACCCTCTGCTCA GTTTTTACTACATGGGTCTCCTGGTGTTGCTATTCGTAAGCACAATTGAGACCATCTTGGTGGCAAAGTTAGTTTCGGACAACATATATCTGTGGCCAAACTGTCGATTACGAGGCAGAAAGACCAATGTTACTACTAGGTTATCTAAAGATGAAAGTTATCATGTTCAAGATGCTAACGATCCCGGGAAACAAA GATTTTGCACAAACAAAGCTCTGTCACAGCTAAATGAAACTTCTGCTGCCTTGGACCGGCGCTTCTTCTTTGTCTACTTTGGGTTGCTCATTCTGTTTCATTGCATAGTTGGTGCCCTCTGGCTCTTTTGGAAATGTGAATCTGAGAAACCTCCTGGAGAATGTCACTTGGATGGAATCAGCTGGTGA